From one Bacteroides eggerthii genomic stretch:
- a CDS encoding glycoside hydrolase family 105 protein, with translation MKKNFICKFIVSGSLFFFSLGMFAQRVSADLPWSVRMVESEMIRCPEAWRLDFQPKLKWDYCHGLELQAMLDVYDRYGDQKIYDYALAYADTMINADGTIKMYKREEYSLDRINSGKFIFRIYEQAKDEKYKKALALMRSQLDEHPRNADGGFWHKKIYPNQVWLDGIYMGAPFYAEYAFRNNQVKDYADVINQFLMAARHTYDAKNDLYRHACDVSRKERWADPVTGQSKHSWGRAMGWYAMAFVDALDFIPKHEPGRDSMLVIFNKIAAQIKRLQDSKSGLWYQVLDKSGAPGNYLESSCSTMFVYSLFKGVRKGYIDKSYLAVAIKGYKGILDNFIEVDGNGVISITKACAVAGLGGKVYRSGDYDYYINETVRNNDPKAVGPFILASLEWERLQDVKATVNQK, from the coding sequence ATGAAGAAGAACTTTATTTGTAAATTTATTGTATCCGGTTCATTGTTTTTTTTCTCTTTGGGCATGTTTGCGCAACGTGTGAGTGCTGATTTGCCTTGGTCGGTACGTATGGTGGAATCTGAGATGATTCGTTGTCCGGAGGCTTGGCGGTTGGATTTTCAGCCGAAATTGAAATGGGACTATTGTCATGGTTTGGAACTTCAGGCTATGTTGGATGTGTATGATCGTTACGGAGATCAGAAAATCTATGATTATGCTTTAGCCTATGCCGATACCATGATAAATGCCGACGGTACTATCAAAATGTACAAACGTGAGGAATACAGTCTTGACCGCATCAACTCCGGCAAGTTTATATTCCGCATTTACGAACAGGCAAAAGATGAGAAATACAAGAAAGCGCTTGCTTTGATGAGAAGTCAGCTTGATGAGCATCCCCGTAATGCAGACGGAGGTTTTTGGCATAAGAAGATTTATCCGAATCAAGTATGGCTGGACGGTATTTATATGGGAGCTCCCTTTTATGCAGAATATGCATTTCGCAATAATCAGGTAAAGGATTATGCCGATGTTATCAATCAATTCCTGATGGCAGCCCGTCATACTTATGATGCGAAGAACGACCTGTATCGTCACGCATGTGACGTAAGTCGTAAGGAGCGTTGGGCCGATCCTGTTACCGGCCAGTCGAAACATAGCTGGGGGCGTGCCATGGGGTGGTATGCAATGGCGTTTGTAGATGCTCTCGATTTTATCCCGAAACATGAACCCGGTAGAGATTCCATGCTGGTAATTTTCAATAAAATAGCTGCCCAGATAAAGCGTCTGCAAGATTCCAAGAGCGGTTTGTGGTATCAGGTGTTGGACAAGAGTGGAGCACCGGGAAATTATCTGGAATCTTCTTGTTCCACAATGTTTGTGTATTCCTTATTCAAAGGGGTGCGCAAAGGGTATATTGATAAATCTTATCTGGCGGTAGCTATTAAAGGATACAAAGGCATTCTTGATAATTTCATTGAGGTGGATGGGAACGGTGTGATAAGCATAACAAAAGCATGCGCCGTAGCCGGGCTCGGTGGAAAAGTTTATCGTTCGGGAGATTATGATTATTACATTAATGAGACTGTCCGCAATAACGATCCTAAGGCTGTAGGCCCGTTTATTCTTGCATCGTTGGAGTGGGAACGTCTTCAGGATGTGAAAGCAACTGTTAATCAGAAATAA
- a CDS encoding pectinesterase family protein, with protein sequence MKASMKILCSFVIALLCGGSSLSAAQQWKDTIVVARDGSGDYRTLTEAMEGIRAFMDYKVTVLVKKGVYKEKVILPSWLENVDFIGENAENTIITYDDHANINKMGTFRTYTLKVEGNSITFKNLTIENNAARLGQAVALHTEGDRLIFINCRFLGNQDTIYTGAKGTRLYFLNCYIEGTTDFIFGPSTALFRNCTIHSKSNSYITAASTPKDVEVGYVFRDCKLTAAPGVDKVYLGRPWRPYAATVFINCEMGKHIRPEGWHNWGNSENEKTARYAEFGSTGEGADCAGRVKWAKQLTGREAAKYGNPAYLFERCSEWKEVEL encoded by the coding sequence ATGAAAGCAAGTATGAAAATATTGTGCAGCTTTGTGATAGCTCTACTTTGTGGGGGCAGTTCCTTGTCTGCGGCACAGCAGTGGAAAGACACGATTGTTGTGGCACGTGACGGTAGCGGGGATTACCGCACGCTGACCGAAGCCATGGAGGGCATCCGGGCCTTTATGGATTATAAAGTGACAGTACTGGTTAAAAAAGGTGTATATAAGGAGAAGGTTATTCTTCCTTCTTGGTTGGAAAATGTCGATTTCATCGGTGAAAATGCGGAAAATACAATAATCACTTACGATGATCATGCCAATATAAACAAAATGGGGACTTTCCGTACTTACACTTTGAAAGTAGAGGGAAACTCCATTACTTTTAAGAACCTGACGATTGAGAATAATGCTGCGCGACTGGGGCAGGCTGTTGCGCTTCATACGGAAGGCGACCGCCTGATTTTTATCAACTGCCGCTTTTTGGGAAATCAGGATACTATTTATACCGGTGCGAAAGGCACCCGGCTCTATTTTCTGAACTGCTATATAGAGGGGACTACCGATTTTATTTTCGGACCGTCTACGGCATTGTTCCGGAATTGCACCATCCATAGCAAAAGCAATTCATACATAACGGCGGCATCCACTCCGAAAGATGTTGAAGTGGGATATGTCTTTAGAGACTGTAAGTTGACTGCTGCTCCGGGAGTTGATAAAGTCTATTTGGGCCGTCCTTGGCGGCCGTATGCAGCTACGGTGTTTATTAATTGTGAAATGGGGAAGCATATCCGTCCGGAAGGCTGGCATAATTGGGGTAATTCGGAGAATGAAAAAACAGCCCGATATGCCGAATTCGGCAGTACGGGAGAAGGGGCCGACTGCGCAGGCCGGGTAAAATGGGCTAAGCAACTGACCGGAAGGGAAGCTGCCAAGTACGGTAATCCTGCCTATCTCTTCGAGAGATGCAGTGAATGGAAAGAAGTGGAACTTTAA
- a CDS encoding cupin domain-containing protein: MKKTRSNTFILENEKAWEPAGEGVVRQILGYDGQVMLVKVKFEQGAVGTPHTHYHTQTTYVASGKFEFTVNGEKQIVSAGDGVYIEPDAEHGCTCLEAGILIDCFSPMRADFLKETR; this comes from the coding sequence ATGAAAAAGACAAGAAGCAATACATTCATTCTCGAAAACGAGAAAGCATGGGAACCCGCCGGTGAAGGCGTCGTTCGCCAGATACTGGGATATGACGGTCAGGTTATGCTCGTTAAAGTCAAATTTGAGCAAGGTGCAGTGGGCACCCCTCACACCCACTATCACACCCAAACAACCTATGTGGCAAGCGGAAAATTCGAATTCACCGTTAATGGCGAAAAGCAGATTGTGTCGGCAGGTGACGGCGTTTACATCGAACCGGATGCCGAACATGGATGTACTTGCCTGGAAGCCGGTATACTTATCGACTGCTTCAGTCCCATGAGAGCAGACTTCCTGAAAGAAACCCGTTAA
- a CDS encoding pectinesterase family protein, translating into MKNKLILLLAVLFLCSAFKADKPVITIFMIGDSTMANKSLTGGNPERGWGHVLPGFFSEDIRVDNHAMNGRSSKSFINEGRWDKVLSLIKKGDYVFIQFGHNDEKLSAERHTDPGTTFDANLRKFVNETRAKGGIPVLFNSIVRRKFGTSNDKAVAEAILQDDIRKGINPDAKRDASQDDEVREGDKLIDTHGAYLDSPRNVAEELDVPFIDMNRLTHKLVEGLGPKESKKLFMWVPANTIASMPKGREDNTHLNVYGARVIAGITVDAIAKAVPELAKYVRHYDFVVAQDGSGDFFTVQEAINAVPDFRKNVRTTILIRKGVYKEKLIVPESKINISLIGQEGAVISYDDYAGKPNIFGENKGTSGSSSCYIYAPDFYAENITFENTSGPVGQAVACFVSADRVYFKNCRFLGFQDTLYTYGKGVRQYYEDCYIEGTVDFIFGWSTAVFNRCHIHSKRDGYVTAPSTDEGQKYGYVFYDCKLTADAGVTKVYLSRPWRPFARAVFVHCDLGKHILPAGWHNWNKKEAERTAFYAEYDSYGPGANPKARAAFSHQLKDLKGYEMESVLSGSDNWNPVANGNALVSIKR; encoded by the coding sequence ATGAAAAATAAATTGATTCTGCTCTTGGCAGTGCTTTTCCTATGTTCGGCTTTCAAGGCGGACAAGCCGGTAATCACTATATTTATGATCGGCGATTCTACAATGGCGAATAAGTCGTTGACCGGTGGCAATCCGGAAAGAGGGTGGGGGCATGTACTGCCCGGTTTCTTTTCTGAGGATATACGAGTGGACAATCATGCCATGAACGGGCGCAGTTCCAAGAGTTTTATTAACGAAGGACGTTGGGACAAAGTGCTTTCGCTGATAAAAAAAGGAGATTATGTTTTTATCCAGTTCGGACATAATGACGAGAAACTGTCAGCAGAGCGCCATACGGATCCAGGAACGACATTCGATGCCAACCTTCGCAAGTTTGTGAACGAAACAAGGGCAAAAGGTGGTATCCCGGTACTTTTCAATTCCATTGTACGCCGTAAATTTGGTACTTCCAATGATAAGGCTGTGGCGGAAGCTATTCTTCAGGATGATATTCGCAAGGGGATCAATCCGGATGCCAAAAGGGATGCTTCACAGGATGATGAGGTGAGGGAAGGAGATAAGCTGATTGATACGCATGGAGCCTATTTGGACTCCCCACGTAATGTGGCAGAGGAATTGGATGTGCCTTTTATTGATATGAATAGGCTTACCCATAAGCTGGTAGAGGGGTTGGGCCCGAAAGAATCGAAAAAACTTTTTATGTGGGTGCCTGCCAATACAATCGCATCCATGCCTAAAGGACGTGAGGACAATACCCACTTAAATGTATATGGTGCACGTGTCATAGCAGGTATTACGGTAGATGCCATAGCAAAAGCAGTGCCGGAATTGGCAAAGTATGTTCGCCATTATGATTTCGTGGTGGCACAAGACGGTAGCGGTGATTTCTTTACTGTACAGGAAGCCATTAATGCCGTTCCCGATTTCCGTAAAAATGTACGTACCACGATACTGATACGCAAGGGTGTGTATAAAGAAAAGCTGATTGTGCCTGAAAGTAAGATTAATATCTCCCTGATAGGTCAGGAAGGGGCGGTCATATCGTATGATGATTATGCCGGCAAACCGAATATCTTTGGTGAAAACAAAGGAACGTCCGGTTCGTCTTCCTGTTATATTTATGCACCCGACTTTTACGCGGAGAATATCACGTTCGAGAACACATCAGGTCCGGTAGGTCAGGCAGTTGCCTGTTTTGTAAGCGCCGATCGCGTGTATTTTAAAAACTGCCGTTTCCTCGGTTTTCAGGATACACTCTACACCTACGGGAAGGGAGTGCGGCAGTATTATGAGGATTGTTATATAGAGGGAACAGTGGATTTTATATTCGGTTGGTCTACGGCTGTTTTCAATCGCTGCCACATCCACAGCAAACGTGACGGTTATGTTACGGCTCCTTCTACCGACGAGGGACAGAAATACGGCTATGTATTCTATGACTGTAAGCTGACTGCGGATGCAGGGGTGACAAAAGTGTACTTGTCCCGTCCATGGCGTCCTTTTGCCAGGGCTGTATTTGTGCATTGTGATTTGGGAAAGCATATTCTTCCTGCCGGGTGGCACAACTGGAACAAGAAAGAGGCGGAGAGGACAGCCTTTTACGCTGAATATGACAGCTATGGACCGGGAGCCAACCCCAAAGCCCGCGCTGCTTTCTCGCATCAGTTGAAAGATTTGAAAGGTTATGAAATGGAATCCGTACTGTCCGGCAGTGATAACTGGAATCCGGTTGCAAACGGTAATGCATTGGTAAGTATAAAGCGTTAA
- a CDS encoding hybrid sensor histidine kinase/response regulator transcription factor, which yields MKNILYLIISLLYILPVKSQPACFFTHYSSEEGLSQNTVMSILQDRKGNMWFSTWDGINKFNGYVFRTYKAKFDNRINLTNNRVDHMYEDKYGFLWLQTYDNQVYRFDTRSEKFEHVPATEEKGGRIVITSIKMLPCGSVWLLSENEGAIRVKTDPATYRLSSEWYSDKSGLLPATRVYDIYEDHAGNEWVLTNNGLGMLAAGNRTMASYFVETAKREKGKGQFFYVAQEYGNEIFFGSDHGRIWRYQKQGGQFELLQLPASSRVVEIKKINEQAILIVTKTDGFFVYDVASKGMEHYEASRLPKAPVRSVYMDKYSEIWFEQEVPGTVAHFNAKTKVLKTEVIPVEPTSTDRSRPAFHVHEDIYGTVWVHPYGGGFSRFDRENNRLQSFYNGLSDANWRFSNKIHSAFSDRQGNLWMCTHSKGLEKITFQASPFRMITPEPHRYESLSNEVRALCEDAEHNLWVGLKNGKLRVYGNDHSERGYLTEAGTISHAGAPLKGNVYFIYQDSKSNLWIATKGEGLVKAEPRNGMCYKLTRYRHRKEDIYSLSDDNVYCVYEDGRGRIWVATFGGGVNYLTHNQDGEEIFVSHRNNLKGFPINKCHKVRFITGDHRGNIWIATTVGALRVNGDFKNPEDAVFHHYQRIQDDMYSLSNNDVHWILSTGKKELYLATFGGGLNKLQSIDEDGDAAFKSYCVEDGLPSDILLSIREDNKGNLWMSTENGISKFIPEEERFENYADEHLSFRLRFSEAASLYTSWGNLMYGTSEGIFLFKPDSLRKSTYVPPLVFSKLLISNEDVTPGENSVLQRSLDDTRRLKLSHKENIFTIQFAALDYTDPSEIQYAYILEGFEKSWNYVGKQRMATYTNLPKGDYVFKVRSTNAEGVWTENTRLLDIEVLPSFWETPFAYFLYVLFVLLIIVTAVYILFTIYRLKHEVSVEQQMTNMKLRFFTDISHELRTPLTLISGPVEYVLSNKRLPADVREQLQVVERNTNRMLHLINQILDFRKIQNRKMKMQVQRVDAVAFTRKVMENFDSVAEEHRIDFLFETEKPGLYLWIDADKYEKIIFNLLSNAFKYTPNGKMIKVFIHEDKDTVSIGVQDQGIGIAENKKKSIFVRFENMVDRNLFNPSTGIGLSLVKELVEMHKALISVDSKLGEGSCFKIDFQKGKEHYDDSVEFMQDDATVCLEVQRQQTEETVSPQSETEREAQENEDMATSKGLMLLVEDNAELRIFLRSIFSPEYRIVEAADGMEGCDKALKLLPDIIISDVMMPEKDGIAMTRELRADMTTSHIPIVLLTAKSSIESKLEGLEYGADDYITKPFSATYLKARVKNLLVQRQKLQMLYRQDLMSAGMAIPVSDEQTEKRLTDNPETDKSPVMSPNDRKFMDRLVEFMEKNMDNGELIVDDFVHELAVSRSVFFKKLKTLTGLAPIEFIKEMRINRAVQLIETGEYSMTQISYMVGINDPRYFSKCFKQKMGMTPTEYRDKVLK from the coding sequence ATGAAAAATATCCTATACCTGATCATTTCTTTGTTGTACATATTGCCGGTTAAGTCACAGCCGGCCTGTTTTTTTACCCATTATTCATCCGAAGAAGGTCTTTCGCAAAATACGGTTATGAGTATTTTGCAAGACAGGAAAGGAAACATGTGGTTTTCCACATGGGATGGAATCAATAAATTCAACGGCTATGTTTTCAGGACCTATAAAGCCAAGTTTGATAACCGGATTAATTTGACGAACAACCGCGTGGACCACATGTATGAAGACAAATACGGTTTCCTTTGGTTACAGACATACGATAATCAGGTCTATCGCTTTGACACCCGTTCCGAGAAATTCGAGCACGTACCTGCTACGGAGGAGAAAGGAGGCAGGATTGTCATAACTTCAATAAAAATGTTGCCATGCGGTTCAGTATGGCTGCTTTCGGAAAACGAAGGCGCTATTCGTGTGAAAACGGATCCGGCTACCTATCGCCTTTCTTCGGAGTGGTATTCCGATAAATCGGGGTTGCTTCCGGCAACGCGTGTGTACGATATTTATGAGGATCATGCCGGCAACGAGTGGGTTTTGACCAACAACGGATTGGGAATGCTCGCTGCCGGAAACCGCACAATGGCTTCTTATTTCGTGGAGACAGCAAAACGAGAAAAGGGGAAAGGGCAGTTCTTTTATGTGGCGCAGGAATATGGGAATGAGATATTCTTCGGTTCGGATCATGGGCGGATATGGCGTTACCAAAAGCAAGGAGGACAGTTCGAACTATTACAGCTACCCGCCTCCTCACGTGTTGTGGAGATAAAAAAGATAAATGAACAGGCAATTCTGATTGTAACGAAGACAGACGGTTTCTTCGTCTATGATGTAGCGTCTAAAGGAATGGAACACTATGAAGCCTCGCGACTTCCTAAGGCACCCGTCCGTTCTGTCTATATGGACAAGTACTCGGAAATATGGTTCGAACAGGAAGTGCCGGGTACTGTGGCCCATTTCAATGCGAAAACAAAAGTCCTGAAAACGGAAGTGATACCGGTGGAGCCCACCAGCACAGACCGTTCGCGTCCGGCTTTTCACGTACACGAAGATATTTACGGGACGGTATGGGTGCATCCCTATGGGGGCGGCTTTTCACGTTTCGATAGAGAAAACAACCGTTTGCAGTCTTTCTACAACGGACTGTCAGATGCAAACTGGCGGTTCTCCAACAAGATCCATTCGGCCTTTTCCGACAGGCAGGGTAATCTGTGGATGTGCACGCATTCCAAAGGGTTGGAGAAAATAACTTTTCAGGCGTCGCCGTTCCGTATGATAACTCCGGAGCCTCACCGCTACGAATCTTTGAGCAACGAAGTGCGTGCGCTTTGCGAGGATGCCGAACACAATCTTTGGGTAGGACTGAAAAACGGAAAGTTGCGGGTGTATGGCAACGACCATTCGGAGCGCGGATACTTGACCGAGGCCGGAACCATATCGCATGCAGGCGCTCCTTTGAAGGGAAATGTCTATTTTATATATCAAGACAGTAAGAGCAACCTTTGGATTGCGACAAAGGGAGAGGGACTCGTAAAAGCGGAGCCCCGGAACGGAATGTGTTATAAGCTGACGCGCTACCGGCATCGGAAAGAAGACATATATAGCTTGAGTGATGATAACGTATATTGTGTGTACGAGGACGGCAGAGGGCGCATTTGGGTTGCTACTTTCGGAGGAGGCGTCAATTATTTGACGCACAATCAGGACGGCGAGGAAATATTTGTCAGCCACCGCAACAATCTGAAAGGTTTCCCTATTAACAAATGTCATAAGGTGCGTTTCATCACAGGGGATCATCGGGGGAATATCTGGATTGCCACGACCGTAGGGGCATTGAGGGTGAACGGAGACTTCAAGAACCCTGAAGATGCTGTCTTTCATCATTATCAGCGCATACAGGATGACATGTACAGTTTGAGCAACAACGATGTGCATTGGATTCTGTCTACCGGAAAGAAGGAGCTCTATCTGGCCACTTTTGGCGGCGGGCTGAACAAATTGCAGTCCATAGACGAGGACGGTGATGCGGCGTTCAAGTCATATTGTGTAGAGGACGGTTTGCCTTCGGACATATTGCTCTCTATTCGTGAGGACAACAAAGGAAATCTTTGGATGAGTACGGAGAATGGCATCAGCAAGTTTATACCGGAAGAAGAACGGTTTGAGAATTATGCCGACGAACATCTCTCGTTCCGCCTGCGCTTCAGTGAAGCGGCGTCGCTCTACACTTCGTGGGGAAACCTTATGTATGGAACGAGTGAGGGCATCTTCCTTTTCAAACCGGACTCACTCCGGAAAAGTACGTATGTTCCGCCGTTGGTATTCTCCAAGTTGCTGATATCGAATGAAGATGTGACTCCGGGTGAAAATTCGGTATTGCAACGCAGTCTGGATGATACCCGCCGGTTGAAGCTCTCCCACAAAGAGAATATTTTCACCATTCAGTTTGCGGCGCTCGACTATACGGACCCTTCGGAAATCCAATATGCTTATATTTTGGAAGGCTTTGAAAAATCATGGAATTACGTCGGCAAGCAGCGAATGGCTACTTATACCAACTTGCCCAAAGGAGATTATGTGTTTAAGGTACGTTCTACCAATGCCGAGGGGGTGTGGACGGAGAATACGCGCTTGCTCGATATAGAGGTGCTTCCCTCTTTTTGGGAGACTCCTTTCGCCTATTTCCTGTATGTGCTGTTTGTGCTGCTGATTATCGTAACGGCTGTCTACATCTTGTTTACAATCTATCGTTTAAAGCATGAGGTATCCGTAGAGCAGCAAATGACGAACATGAAACTGCGTTTCTTTACGGATATTTCCCATGAGCTGCGCACGCCTTTGACCTTGATTTCCGGTCCGGTGGAGTATGTCTTGAGCAATAAGCGGTTGCCGGCGGATGTTCGTGAGCAATTGCAGGTTGTGGAACGCAATACGAACCGTATGCTGCATCTGATCAATCAGATACTCGATTTCCGGAAGATACAGAACAGGAAGATGAAGATGCAGGTGCAACGTGTTGATGCGGTGGCGTTCACCCGTAAGGTCATGGAAAACTTCGATTCCGTAGCCGAGGAGCACCGGATTGATTTCTTGTTTGAAACGGAGAAGCCCGGACTCTATCTGTGGATAGATGCCGACAAGTACGAAAAGATAATCTTCAACCTGCTTTCCAATGCCTTCAAGTACACTCCGAATGGAAAGATGATTAAGGTGTTTATCCATGAAGACAAAGACACTGTTTCCATTGGCGTGCAGGATCAGGGCATCGGTATTGCCGAGAACAAGAAGAAGTCGATCTTTGTCCGTTTCGAGAATATGGTAGACCGTAACTTGTTCAATCCAAGCACAGGCATCGGTCTGTCATTGGTGAAGGAACTGGTGGAAATGCATAAGGCACTGATCTCGGTAGACAGCAAACTGGGCGAGGGAAGCTGTTTCAAGATCGACTTCCAGAAAGGAAAAGAGCATTATGACGATTCGGTGGAATTCATGCAGGATGATGCAACGGTTTGCCTGGAGGTGCAGCGGCAGCAAACGGAAGAAACGGTCTCCCCGCAATCGGAAACGGAAAGAGAAGCACAGGAGAATGAGGACATGGCAACATCCAAAGGACTGATGCTTCTGGTGGAAGATAATGCCGAGTTGCGCATATTTCTGCGGAGCATTTTCTCGCCCGAATACCGTATTGTAGAAGCTGCTGACGGCATGGAGGGTTGTGATAAGGCTTTGAAGCTCTTGCCGGATATTATTATCAGTGACGTGATGATGCCGGAGAAAGACGGTATTGCCATGACCCGCGAGTTACGTGCGGATATGACAACCAGCCACATCCCTATTGTGCTGCTTACCGCAAAGTCGTCCATTGAAAGCAAGTTGGAAGGTCTGGAGTATGGTGCCGATGATTATATAACCAAACCTTTCAGTGCTACTTATTTGAAAGCGCGTGTGAAGAATTTGCTTGTTCAGCGGCAGAAGTTACAAATGCTGTACCGTCAGGACTTGATGTCGGCGGGAATGGCTATACCTGTTTCCGATGAACAGACGGAGAAGCGTCTTACCGATAATCCGGAAACGGACAAATCTCCGGTCATGTCTCCCAACGACCGTAAGTTTATGGACCGCCTTGTCGAATTTATGGAGAAGAACATGGATAACGGTGAACTGATAGTGGATGATTTTGTGCACGAGCTGGCTGTCAGCCGTTCTGTCTTCTTCAAGAAACTGAAGACCCTGACCGGTTTGGCGCCTATTGAATTCATCAAGGAAATGCGCATTAATCGTGCAGTACAACTGATAGAAACGGGAGAATATTCCATGACGCAAATATCCTACATGGTAGGTATCAACGATCCGCGTTATTTCAGTAAATGCTTCAAACAGAAAATGGGGATGACACCAACGGAGTATAGGGACAAGGTACTGAAATAG
- a CDS encoding DUF4957 domain-containing protein: protein MNKFKKYTYLLGLACAVLTTACEDQSEEVTALEHDHLFAPFGLEAKVNNTIDVRLSWTINSEASFYDIEIFANDSLTFQGTPVRTYTNLTAEDMPYDVTGLEGDTKYSARFMCKGDNIKDSKWNGIYFKTEPEKLLKEVDEDDLTASSATLYFELNRTFTEVILTPEEGEPVKQAISSQDLQSGKVIVNGLSGNTTYTAKLLNGEKNCGVRTLTTLIDPATAIVVSPDGKSLQDAVTEANENKNLILIQAGTYDIGEVEVNKEIQIVGERFKNKPVLVGKFNMIEGSGIVMRNIIMDGNGAAVKRMFSYEDGTTAKEFKIEASEIRGYKEGIFAINNPSKPITVDAITINNCLIYDIACDGGDFLDSRSGTIKKLTITNNTFYNCSQVKAREFIRIDGTEDKKPWNPEVTEYSIKLENNTIVGAVKTFKRLMYVRYPGAKISMKSNLFMNFSGYLNDQKYIEAENITASNNRYYEAKNAGIIRYKSGEEYIVTFTDPNCVKEKFVDPAFKDEANGDFTITNEDLIIDKVGDPRWLK from the coding sequence ATGAACAAGTTCAAAAAATACACATATCTGTTAGGATTAGCATGTGCAGTCCTGACAACAGCATGCGAAGACCAAAGCGAAGAAGTCACAGCTTTGGAGCATGACCACCTGTTTGCTCCCTTCGGTTTGGAAGCGAAAGTCAACAACACCATCGACGTACGCTTAAGCTGGACTATAAACTCCGAAGCATCATTCTACGATATAGAAATTTTCGCCAATGACAGTTTGACATTTCAAGGTACACCAGTACGTACTTATACCAACCTTACAGCCGAAGATATGCCTTATGATGTAACAGGACTTGAAGGTGATACCAAGTACTCCGCACGTTTTATGTGCAAAGGTGACAATATTAAAGATTCCAAGTGGAATGGTATCTATTTCAAAACTGAACCGGAAAAACTCCTGAAGGAAGTTGACGAAGATGATTTAACAGCTTCTTCTGCTACTTTGTACTTTGAATTGAACAGAACATTCACCGAAGTTATATTAACTCCGGAAGAGGGAGAGCCTGTAAAACAGGCTATATCAAGCCAAGATCTCCAAAGTGGAAAAGTCATAGTCAACGGCCTTTCAGGCAACACCACCTATACAGCTAAGTTGCTCAACGGTGAAAAGAACTGCGGAGTCCGTACTTTGACCACTTTGATTGATCCTGCAACAGCAATAGTAGTATCCCCCGATGGTAAGTCCCTGCAAGACGCTGTAACTGAAGCAAACGAAAACAAAAACCTAATCTTAATTCAAGCCGGCACTTATGACATAGGTGAAGTAGAGGTCAATAAAGAGATACAGATTGTCGGCGAGCGCTTCAAGAACAAGCCTGTCTTGGTGGGTAAATTCAATATGATTGAAGGTTCGGGAATCGTCATGCGAAACATTATCATGGACGGTAACGGAGCAGCAGTAAAAAGAATGTTCTCATACGAAGACGGAACCACAGCCAAAGAGTTCAAGATCGAAGCAAGCGAAATCAGAGGTTATAAAGAAGGAATATTCGCAATCAATAATCCGTCAAAGCCCATAACAGTAGATGCTATCACCATAAACAACTGTCTCATTTATGATATTGCATGCGATGGCGGCGACTTTCTTGATAGCCGTTCAGGTACAATCAAGAAACTGACCATCACCAACAATACCTTCTATAATTGTTCTCAGGTAAAAGCACGTGAATTCATCCGCATTGACGGCACTGAAGACAAAAAGCCCTGGAATCCTGAGGTTACCGAATATAGCATCAAATTGGAAAACAATACCATAGTCGGTGCAGTCAAAACCTTTAAACGTCTGATGTATGTCAGATATCCGGGTGCAAAAATTTCTATGAAAAGTAACCTATTTATGAACTTCTCCGGTTATCTCAACGATCAGAAGTATATTGAAGCAGAGAACATCACCGCAAGCAATAACCGATACTACGAAGCCAAGAATGCCGGTATAATCCGATATAAAAGTGGAGAAGAATATATCGTTACATTTACAGACCCCAACTGCGTAAAAGAAAAGTTTGTAGATCCTGCATTCAAGGATGAAGCAAATGGAGACTTCACTATCACCAATGAAGATCTTATCATAGACAAGGTAGGTGATCCACGCTGGTTGAAGTAA